The Mycolicibacterium aurum genome segment TGGGCAGAATCCATTCGGAGATGCCGAGAGACGGGCGGACCAGATCAGGGCGCTTCGCGAACTCCTCATCGATGATGAGCAGCTGCAGCTGCGTGGCCTCCACGCCCCACGGGCGGGGCCAGTGCGGCGCGATCAGACCGGCGTCGGCGATCAGTGTCCGCTGCGGTCCGGTGGCGAGATTCTCGTAGTCGCCCTGCCGCCCCGGCTGATCGTTGCGCAGCGTGCGCGCCTCGTCGAGCACTGTCGCGACACGGCGCCGGAACTCGGCATCGAGGTCGCCGAGTCTGACCGACACATCCCGGCTCTCGGTACGGGTGAGCCCGCCCAGCGACTCGGCGACCCGTCCGGACGGTCCGATGGACGCCGCCAGGCTGGTGGCCTTGCGCCAGTACAGGTGAAGATCGTGCTCCCACGTATAGCCGATCGCTCCGAACATGGTGAGGGTGTCGAGGACGAGATCGGGAGCGGGTGCGATCGCCATCAACGCTGCGCCCCACGCCGCGATCTGGTGCTGCGCCGCGTCCTCGGACGCCGACCGGACCGCGTCCCACGCCGCCGCGGTCGCCAGTTCACTGTTCACCAGGAGCATCGCGGCCTGATGCTGAAGCGCCTGGAAGGTGCCGATCGGCTTGCCGAACTGCTCCCGCGTGCGCAGGTGGTCGGTGACCGCCTGCACGCACCAGCGGATGGTCCCGGACGCGGCACTGGCCGCCAGCGCGAGCGCCACGCACCGTGCCCGATCGTCGTCGATACCGGCCAGCACCGAATCTGCCGGGCAGTGATGGCCATCGAGTCGCACGACGCCGACGTCGACGGTCTTGTCGGTTCCGTTGCGCCCGTCGACAACCACTGTGTGGTGGCCGGTATCGATCGCGAACCACACCGTGTCCTCGCCGGCGCGCGCGGCAGCGACGATCACCTGCGCCGAGCGTGCCCCCAGTGTGGCCGACGATGTCCCGGTGACGGTCCAGCCGTCCGCTGCCGGCGACGCCTTAAAGTCACTGTCACCTGCGAGGATCACCGCTGCCGCCGCACCTGCGGCGAGGCGCTCCAGCACGGTCCGCGCGGCCGGTGCATCCGAGGCGAGCTGCGCGACCGCGCTGGCCGTCACCGTCGGAAGCACGGGGCCGGGCAGCAGGGCGAGCGCGGCGGCCTCCACCACGCAGGCGGTGTCGGTCAGCGTGCCGCCCTGCCCGCCGAGCTCATCGGGCAGATGCACCGCGTGAAAACCGTTGGCGACGAACTCGTCCCACCACTGAGGCAACTCTCCCGCTGCGATCGCGTCGAACGCGCTGCGCGTCTTGTCGATCGGCGCGTGCCTGGCCGTGAACTTCGCCACGGCGTCGGCCAGCTGGAGTTGCTCAGGCATCAATCCGATCGTCATCGCGCCCTCTCTGTGTCAACGCGACGACGCTGGTCGCTGAAAAAGTGCGCGGCAGCCTCGATCGCCTCCGGCGTGGGTCGTGGGTGCCAGCCGAGCTCGCGCACCGCCTTCGAATGATCCAGCGGCGTCATGATGTGCATCAGGCGGACATTCAATGGTGTGAGCATGGTGTCGACGCGGCGGATCCTGGCCACCGCACTGCCGAGGTGGGCGGCCGCGGCCATCACCTGGATCGGCACCCCGACCCTCGGGGGCGTGACCCCGACTGCCGCGCAGCCGATTTCATGGACCTCCCGGGTGCTCATGAA includes the following:
- a CDS encoding acyl-CoA dehydrogenase, with amino-acid sequence MTIGLMPEQLQLADAVAKFTARHAPIDKTRSAFDAIAAGELPQWWDEFVANGFHAVHLPDELGGQGGTLTDTACVVEAAALALLPGPVLPTVTASAVAQLASDAPAARTVLERLAAGAAAAVILAGDSDFKASPAADGWTVTGTSSATLGARSAQVIVAAARAGEDTVWFAIDTGHHTVVVDGRNGTDKTVDVGVVRLDGHHCPADSVLAGIDDDRARCVALALAASAASGTIRWCVQAVTDHLRTREQFGKPIGTFQALQHQAAMLLVNSELATAAAWDAVRSASEDAAQHQIAAWGAALMAIAPAPDLVLDTLTMFGAIGYTWEHDLHLYWRKATSLAASIGPSGRVAESLGGLTRTESRDVSVRLGDLDAEFRRRVATVLDEARTLRNDQPGRQGDYENLATGPQRTLIADAGLIAPHWPRPWGVEATQLQLLIIDEEFAKRPDLVRPSLGISEWILPTLISSASEDLQQRFIPPTQRGELGWCQLFSEPGAGSDLAALSTRATKVDGGWRINGHKIWTSSAHTADYGALLARTDPNAAKHRGIGYFIVDMRSEGIELQRIRQATGEAHFNEVFLSDVFVPDELLLGGPTDGWNLAIATMAQERVAISGYVNFDRASILRGLAGEDRPDRSRVLAALGEADAYANAIKVLAVREVLRILDGQAAGPASSIAKVAMNVMLRRTFTATLELAAPSAVVEDADPPIIEPYFHLPAELIGGGTKEIQLNIIAQMILGLPRK